The Hordeum vulgare subsp. vulgare chromosome 4H, MorexV3_pseudomolecules_assembly, whole genome shotgun sequence genomic interval TCCGGGATGGCTCGCCGGAGGCCGCCGATGGTCTCCAGCGCATAGTCCGCCTCCTTGCTCCTCACCCTCTTGCCAACCTGCAAACACTACTCGATCAGACGATGGTCCTTTGATGACGACGGCGATTTCATCTGTACAGAATGCTGGACGGCCACGTAATCGACCGGCGACAAAGGAAACGCTATCTGATTGATGCGATGGGCCAGCGATTGCTGACGGAATGGAAGATGGCACATTCCGTCGGGAGATCTTTTTTCCTTGTCCCGTTTCTTCCACCACATTCTTTGGGGGCAATGACAGCCACAAACCAAGGCTTGCATGTGCAGAATCAGGCTAATCGCTCGCCATAATACCACCCAATGATGTGAACCCAGATGGCCTAATTGGAAACCAAGCTGCTCGTACATGGAATAATGGCGTCTCTATCTATCTTAATCAGCGCGCACCGGCCACCTGATCGATGGACTGATCGGCCGACCTAATTTTACCCATCCAACAACGAAGGACAGCAACGCGACTGGGAACTGACTCGGCGCCACGGAACCTTCAGTTCAGCGTCGTTTAGTTGGCTGCTATCTAATCAGTTTTGCGCAAATTGCGTCAAGTTTCCTCTGTTCTAGATTGATTACTGTGGCTTGTGAATCATCGAGCACGGACCCTTCACACGCAAGCCTAATAAACTGTCGAGGAAAGATGAagagaatatgcatgtgctttcgaTATGAATTACAGTATTAAATTAGGTCGGTCGAGATGAATTAGATAGTTCATTTACCAGGGCTGTGCGGAGGCCGAGAGCTTTTCCCGACGCGATGTTCCTCTCGTTGTCGTCGAGGAAGAGCTGACACACAGAGATCCACCTATTAGTTTTGTGATGATCAGGCAAGAACACAAACCAAGCACGCGACGATGACAAGTAATATAGTACTATCATAAGCTTTGCTTTCATCGAAAGATAATTGCTGATAAGGGCTTGATTAGCTGCTAATGGTTTTTTAAAGCTGGTGGCTTGTGTTACCTCCGGTGTCACTTTCCGTCCATCGGGTTCAGTTCGTTACATTATTATAAGCAGATGAGGCTATGCGCGTTGATTTCTACTGCGATACGTTCTTAAAAAATCAGCAGATGGTTACCGTTCGACGTgggtttgtgccggcgacgcgcaGGGCGGTGGCGAAGGCGTGGACGGACGGTTTCAGGACGACGGCGGGGCAGTCGACGTCGGCGGCGtcgtcctccgccgcctcctcaccGAAGAGGTGCGGGTTCATGGTCTCGAAGCACACGACGTCGTCGAAGAGGGCCTCGTCGAGGCCCAGCCGCTCCAGCGACCTCCTCATGTGGGCGCGGTCCGAGTTGGTGAACAGCTGCACGCACGCACGCGGCGAACATAAATCAATTTTGCTCGTTCAGTCGGATGATCATCCGTTGATGCtcgatcgagagagagagagagatggtaaTGTGCTTACGATCTTGCGCTGGGGCATGCTCTGGAGCGCGGCGGCGAGCTGCGGGTCGGCGGCGATCACGTCGTAGGGCAGCCTCCCGTGCACGTAGCTGCAAATCAATCCATGGTTAGACGTGCCGTCGATTAGTTTGACAAGTTGGAGAAAGACAAGGTGGGTGTTGCTGTAGCGTGCCGACCTGTGGTACTCGTCGGGGTGCACGTCGTGGCCGAGCGCCTGCGGAAGTTGACGACGGGCGGACGGAAGACAGACACGAACACGTGAGAAAAGAGAAGGCAAAGTTGGCGTGTGCGTTTTGGGTTTGAAGAGAAGAAAACGTACGATGAGGCCGGCGAGGGTGCTGCCGTGGGAGCGGAAGAGGTCGGCGCGGAGCGCGGCGGCCTTGTCGGCGGCGAGGCCGAACCTGGCCACAAGGAACTCGTCGATGTTGCGCCTCAGCGCCGGGCCAATGCCGGTGTTGCCCGGGTACAGCGTGTCGTCGAGGTCTTGATTCAGTTCACGGAGCAGAGCAGAGGAACTCATCAGATGGTGATCGTCGGAACCAAGAAGAAAGGTACATGTCGTCAGCTTGATTGATTACCGATGAGGAGGCAGTCGAAGGGGGAATTGAAGGCCATGGCCGGAGAGCTAGCTGCGAGCGAGGAGCAGGAAACGGTCGATCGAACTTTTGAAGACGGAGCAGAGGAGCCTGTTCAGACTTGAGGAGAGTCGGGGTGGGTGGTTGATGTGCAGAGCGAGGGAAGACGGGGGCGGGTCGGGGCGTTTAAATAGAGCGGGAGCAGAACAGGTGGGCGCAAGGGGGAAAAGGAGAGAGTGGATGACAGGGGAATGTTGGTGCGTACACACGCGTGCATGTGCGTGAGGTGGCTTTCCGATCGGGTCTGTTACGGGGAAGCGGCTCGTGTTCCTCGCGTTCGCACGGGGGCCGCGTCGCGGAGCTCCCACGCGTCTCAGTGCCTCTGATGGATTGGgacggcgggcgggcgggcggtcTTGGCTCACGGCTGCGTCCCGTGTCTACCGTTTTAAGAGCATCTTGGGCCAATTTCATCACGCGATCCCAAACGAACGTCCGCTTTGTTAGGATTCTGTCCATTTGAGTGGAGAGAAGGGTCGTGTCCGGCCCTGTCTTGTGATGCGCTTGCCACGCATCCAGCTAGGCCGCATCCGTTTGCCCTATCTTGTCAGTCTTTGAAAAAACAACGATTCAGATGTCAACGGCCCTAGTTCACGCCGACAACACAGTCAAGGGCTTACACGTCCTCGCCGGCAACAAAGCCAACGACAGGCAACACagacagcctccaaaatgaatACTTTTGTTCATCGACAACACAACCAACGGGCGGCAACACAGCCAGCCTCCAAAATGAATACTTTTGTTCACCGACAACACAACCAGCGGGCGGCAACACAACCAGCCTTCAAAATGAATATTTTTGTTCACCGACAACACAACCAGCCGACGGCCGCTGCAAAGAAACCGGCCGAACGACAAATGCCAAGCATGAGGAGGGCGTGTGCTTTGTTGACGATGGCCTCCTTCTCCTCGACCTCGATCTTGCGCCGCGTGACATCCGTCGCATCGCGCTCGGCGGCGAACTTGCGCGCGACGGCGTTGTCCTTCACGGCCGCTCCCCGGTTTCTCCTCTTCGCCGATTCCGCGTTCAACTTGGCGATTTTCTCCGCCGTGCACTCCGCCCACGCCTACCTTGacgccttggccttcttcttcttggccaTTCCGGGCTGGTGGACGGCGGGCCGCCGGAATTCGGGTGGGCGTCGGCCATGgacgggggagagagagggagacggtGGGAAGTGGGAGGGTTTGGGGCAAAATGTCGCcaaaaggggcggggtgggtttTACTTTGTGCCACCGACTGGCAGGCCACGAGCGGACGAACGCGCGTCCCGCCTGTCCGCGCGCTGTCCGTTTCACCCCAAAATCGGCGCAAAGTTGGGCCGGGGATGGGTCGAAAACGGAGACAAAACGGACAAACGCCCGTTTGCTCCCGCGCGCTCGGCCTTCTGTTTTGTCCGTTTTGCCCCAAACGGACGCGCGCGGACAGGATGGGGTCGCGCAGTGGAGTtggccttagagcatctccaacagccgcactAAACAAGCGCCCGTCACTAATTTATCCATTTTAGCGCGAGTGTCTCCAGCGGACGCGCAATAACCGCGCGCGCGGCATATAGAGTTGGGCGCGCGGTCCGAATCGTCATCGCGCGCTATGTATTTGGGACGTCCGCTTCCGCGCGCGGCACACACGAGCGCTTGCGACGCACTCTCTCCACTGCGCCATCTTCGCCCCGCACACGCCGGCGCCGACGAACTGACTCGATGAACGCGCACTCCGGCTCCCCCCTCACCCCATCTTATAGCCGCGAACCCTCAAAAATGACGATATTAATGTCGTCGATGCACAAGGTTTAGGCAGTGAAACGGTTTGGGATACAATGTTATAGAAAAAAATACGAAAAGAGACTCATGCCACAATATTGACGACGGACGGTAATTTGGATGGATGAATTAATATTCGTGCGTTGCAACAGAatagaaaataacacacgctctgaacgcaatatattttcacatgacgtcatatttgtgttgccgacgatggtcttagtgctcacacaacgaaaaaacgtttgaatgtacagtcgctcggaataaaatgagaaatatgttatttctccccccacgaggttttccaaaggtgtgcatgtgtggttaacgataatttcttttctctcaatttggttttaatttaatggatgtttgTTGCAATTTGTATCGTCGtcggaaatagaaaaaaaaaggaccgtgcactacaaattaagtttgcatcaaaaataatatttaagaagtattcaacatctAAAAATAACattctatttagattctacatatttttttaatcaaatttcatatataacatgttaaaatcggaggtttaaaagatatgaataattttattttaaataaaatatggATTAATTAACAAGTCAGGTAACGTTTCGGCTGACTTAAATTCGGACTGTggattgattacctgaaacatcggacgattttttaaaaaatacaaaaaacgattttctgacttaaatccggactgcgggctgattacctgaaacatcaggggttttctaaaaaatgcaaaaaacaattCAGAAAATGTCGGTTTTTTTTAAACAACCACAACGTACGATAGAAATATtgagtgctttattattagggatagATATAAAATGCCCCTTTCTCCCGCCCGAGAGGTGATAAGGACAAAGCCTTTCTTTCCTTAATCTTCAGACTTTAATGGATAGAATGTAAACTTTAAAAGTCTTCTTCCTGAATTACTTTTCGTCTAGCAGTCCAGATCGTCAGAAACGTCACTACCAGCTTGATCAAACTTGCATGTGGCGGTGCATCAACCATACAGAATATCCACTGTTTCGCACTTGAATTTAGAATTTTTTTCTGAACGAAACTTTAATTTCGACAGCGAGGGAGGACACAGCAtagcctttttttagcttttttttTTTACGTGTGCCTTTTTTTTTAGCAAAGCCTTTTGTAGCTAGATATAATTGAGGA includes:
- the LOC123447319 gene encoding suppressor of disruption of TFIIS-like; this translates as MAFNSPFDCLLIDLDDTLYPGNTGIGPALRRNIDEFLVARFGLAADKAAALRADLFRSHGSTLAGLIALGHDVHPDEYHSYVHGRLPYDVIAADPQLAAALQSMPQRKILFTNSDRAHMRRSLERLGLDEALFDDVVCFETMNPHLFGEEAAEDDAADVDCPAVVLKPSVHAFATALRVAGTNPRRTLFLDDNERNIASGKALGLRTALVGKRVRSKEADYALETIGGLRRAIPEIWGGAADGELQPDHNVERNKSMRAELDAVIQPTSIQA